In the Wyeomyia smithii strain HCP4-BCI-WySm-NY-G18 chromosome 2, ASM2978416v1, whole genome shotgun sequence genome, one interval contains:
- the LOC129720192 gene encoding uncharacterized protein LOC129720192 has protein sequence MQHTYFSIIVDESTDITSKKVLCVVVRDYDENVGHIRDAFFDLIELDASNASSIKTAIVKRLDQFNIPYKKFMLGIGSDNVAVMVGQRHSVTILLRDDCPHLVSVPCICHSLASCASYASKKLHDHLEQMLKDIYSYLSASPVRLLQFDKIHCMLDFNPIRVPRMHDVRFLSRGQVVKAVLSRYEPLQIYFGLASNVDNLSNASKIHKTLADPVTEIYLLFLDFILPFVDNMNKLFQSEKPEIISLHATLSRKLRQLLSYFIKDDVTRSTNLTDIKFHLHDFKPVHDVYLGVKVATKLDASKIEKNTIVSYTKYVHCVLPRVSLANV, from the exons ATGCAGCATACTTACTTCAGTATAATCGTGGATGAATCCACCGATATTACATCGAAAAAAGTTCTGTGTGTCGTTGTGAGAGACTACGACGAGAATGTGGGTCAcattcgcgacgcgttttttgATCTGATTGAACTCGATGCGAGTAACGCTTCTTCTATAAAAACAGCAATTGTTAAAAGACTCGATCAGTTCAACATCCCATATAAAAAGTTTATGCTCGGAATAGGGAGCGACAACGTTGCTGTCATGGTCGGACAGAGACATTCAGTAACGATACTACTGCGGGACGATTGTCCGCATCTCGTCAGTGTGCCCTGTATATGCCACTCTCTCGCCTCATGCGCGTCTTACGCTAGCAAAAAGTTACACGATCATCTGGAACAAATGCTGAAGGATATTTACAGCTATCTATCTGCTAGCCCGGTTAGATTGCTGCaatttgataaaattcattGCATGCTAGATTTCAATCCAATCCGCGTGCCACGGATGCATGATGTTCGATTTTTGTCTAGAGGACAG GTTGTGAAGGCTGTCTTGTCTAGATATGAACCGTTGCAGATATACTTTGGACTTGCGTCAAACGTTGATAATTTATCGAACGCATCGAAAATTCATAAAACGCTCGCTGATCCCGTTACCGAAATCTACCTGTTATTTTTAGATTTCATTTTGCCGTTCGTTGATAATATGAACAAACTTTTTCAATCGGAAAAACCGGAAATTATTTCACTCCATGCAACTTTATCAAGAAAACTTAGACAGTTACTTAGCTACTTCATAAAAGATGATGTCACGCGATCTACAAACTTGACTGATATTAAATTTCACCTCCATGATTTCAAGCCGGTTCATGATGTGTACCTAGGAGTAAAGGTAGCTACCAAACTAGATGCcagtaaaattgaaaaaaacacaattGTTAGCTATACAAAATACGTGCACTGCGTTTTACCTAGAGTTAGCCTTGCAAATGTTTAA